A single region of the Chroococcidiopsis thermalis PCC 7203 genome encodes:
- a CDS encoding Uma2 family endonuclease gives MVTLQLKQIDVLPGQRVVLRHVNWQLFEAILAELGEHRTIRLAYSKGTLEIVAPLPEHEQSKVVIADLLKVLLDELDMNWEPLGSTTFRREDMQAGIEPDECFYIQNHALMIGRERIDLSTDPPPDLAIEIAIASSTQLSAYEALRVPEIWRYQNRQLQVYVLSEGRYIASSTSLIFPDFPATEGISQFLALSRTAGTRPALKAFRTWIKEQLRSQERSSKLGEQF, from the coding sequence ATGGTGACTCTCCAACTGAAGCAAATTGATGTCCTCCCAGGTCAGCGAGTGGTATTGCGGCACGTCAACTGGCAGCTGTTTGAGGCAATCTTGGCAGAGTTAGGCGAGCATCGCACTATCCGTTTGGCTTACAGCAAAGGAACGTTAGAAATTGTGGCTCCCCTACCAGAACACGAACAATCCAAAGTCGTAATTGCCGATCTATTGAAAGTGCTGCTGGACGAATTAGACATGAACTGGGAGCCATTAGGATCGACGACTTTCCGGCGAGAGGATATGCAAGCGGGGATCGAACCGGATGAATGCTTTTACATTCAAAATCACGCTCTAATGATTGGTAGAGAGCGCATTGATCTGAGTACCGATCCACCCCCCGACTTGGCAATTGAGATCGCGATCGCATCTAGTACCCAGTTAAGTGCCTACGAAGCTCTGCGCGTCCCCGAAATTTGGCGTTATCAAAATCGTCAGTTACAAGTCTACGTGCTGAGTGAAGGAAGGTATATTGCATCTTCCACTAGTCTGATTTTTCCCGACTTTCCTGCAACTGAGGGCATTTCTCAGTTTTTAGCCTTGAGTCGCACCGCAGGCACTCGTCCTGCTTTAAAAGCTTTTCGGACTTGGATAAAAGAGCAACTGCGATCGCAGGAGCGATCGTCCAAGCTAGGAGAGCAATTCTAA
- a CDS encoding type IV toxin-antitoxin system AbiEi family antitoxin domain-containing protein, with protein MSKTKLEQALELVHSRGVIAPKDFESRNIPVSYLQRLEQQGILMRSNRGVYTSMEYDVTEKHSLVEVCKRVPNGVICLLSALQFHQLTTQWSWQVWLAIQNKAHRPKIDRPPVQLVYMSGEALTAGVESHKFEGVTVRVTSAAKTVVDCFKFRHKVGQDVAMEALRDYLQQRRYLNEKWGPRSELHHYAKICRVENAMKPYLKAFSIC; from the coding sequence ATGAGCAAAACTAAGTTAGAGCAAGCTTTGGAGCTAGTACACAGCCGAGGTGTCATCGCACCCAAAGACTTTGAGTCGCGAAACATTCCCGTCAGCTATCTCCAGCGTTTAGAACAGCAAGGAATACTGATGCGCTCCAATCGAGGCGTGTATACCTCTATGGAGTACGATGTTACGGAAAAACACAGCTTAGTTGAAGTCTGCAAGCGAGTGCCAAATGGAGTCATTTGTCTGCTTTCAGCACTACAGTTCCACCAATTGACAACCCAGTGGTCGTGGCAAGTCTGGCTGGCAATCCAGAACAAAGCACATCGTCCCAAGATCGATCGTCCACCCGTACAGCTAGTTTATATGTCTGGGGAGGCATTGACTGCGGGCGTGGAATCACACAAATTTGAGGGAGTGACGGTACGAGTGACGAGCGCGGCGAAAACAGTGGTGGATTGTTTCAAATTCCGCCACAAGGTAGGGCAAGACGTGGCGATGGAAGCACTGCGGGACTATTTGCAACAACGACGTTATTTGAATGAAAAATGGGGTCCGCGCAGCGAACTACATCACTATGCCAAAATTTGCCGAGTGGAAAACGCGATGAAACCTTACCTAAAAGCATTTTCAATTTGCTAG
- a CDS encoding ParM/StbA family protein, which produces MTAIKTKTVPDIVVTLDLGASRTKAIAQQLGSAAPLVVSMNPELADISHESVKDLKSEGIPENSCWVEVPGVDHFAVGYLARARFGGISQLRDLKYELAVPKIAGVLWVLQQKLGLTARFSVSMSLLLPPGEVSQHDKALLLSKLAASLAKFDTPSGQLRVKIVDFELMPEGGGVFGYRIGHLGTDYKQKTIALVMLGYRNASCFICDRGNLRPGTSSDLGMFWMVNNFVGRAKGGLSRDDLQVVQALVAAGANCHLEVLQGLSRKRSANDIRSDGGAFASAARISRDEYARAVVRWIKSLAPTELDEAILTGGTAEYVAPELDAYFVKEGITVVWNGGVVVSPDLLAGESLSRYADAWSVHVKSFERFSAKYKIPNLSTATPSVAERKTSDVTNNNFHNNLNISNSNGNSAKKQITKYVRPKDFIEMPDKL; this is translated from the coding sequence ATGACAGCAATAAAAACCAAGACCGTACCCGACATAGTAGTAACGCTCGATCTAGGTGCCAGTAGGACGAAGGCGATCGCCCAGCAGTTGGGGAGTGCTGCACCTTTAGTGGTGAGCATGAACCCAGAGTTAGCAGATATCTCCCACGAGTCAGTAAAAGATCTAAAGAGTGAGGGCATTCCCGAAAATAGTTGTTGGGTGGAAGTGCCTGGGGTGGATCATTTTGCTGTGGGTTACTTGGCAAGGGCTAGATTTGGCGGCATCTCCCAGTTGCGGGATCTCAAGTATGAATTGGCAGTACCTAAGATTGCTGGTGTTTTATGGGTTTTACAGCAAAAGCTGGGCTTGACAGCACGTTTTAGCGTCTCGATGTCATTGCTCTTACCGCCAGGGGAGGTCAGCCAACACGATAAGGCGTTGTTGCTGTCGAAGCTAGCAGCATCTTTAGCTAAGTTTGATACGCCCAGCGGTCAATTGCGAGTGAAGATTGTAGATTTTGAGTTGATGCCAGAAGGTGGGGGTGTTTTTGGCTATCGAATTGGACACTTAGGTACAGATTACAAGCAAAAGACGATTGCCCTAGTCATGCTAGGCTACAGAAATGCTAGTTGCTTCATCTGCGATCGCGGTAACCTCAGACCTGGCACGAGTAGCGATCTGGGTATGTTCTGGATGGTGAACAACTTCGTCGGTCGCGCTAAAGGCGGGTTGTCTAGAGACGATCTGCAAGTTGTGCAGGCTTTAGTTGCTGCTGGAGCTAATTGTCATCTAGAGGTGCTGCAAGGGTTGTCGAGAAAGCGTTCTGCCAACGATATCCGTTCAGATGGAGGAGCATTTGCCTCCGCTGCTAGGATTTCTCGTGACGAATACGCGCGGGCAGTCGTGCGTTGGATTAAGTCTCTTGCCCCAACCGAACTGGATGAGGCGATCCTGACTGGCGGTACTGCTGAATATGTAGCACCAGAACTAGACGCTTATTTTGTTAAAGAAGGCATAACAGTAGTTTGGAATGGCGGTGTTGTGGTGTCGCCAGATTTACTTGCTGGGGAGTCCCTCAGCAGATACGCTGATGCATGGTCCGTACACGTCAAGAGTTTTGAACGGTTTAGTGCTAAGTATAAAATACCTAATCTTAGCACTGCTACTCCATCTGTAGCCGAGCGCAAAACTAGCGATGTAACTAATAATAATTTTCATAATAATCTTAATATTTCCAACAGTAATGGCAATTCTGCAAAAAAGCAAATTACAAAGTATGTTAGACCTAAAGATTTTATAGAAATGCCCGATAAACTATAA
- a CDS encoding type II toxin-antitoxin system HicB family antitoxin translates to MKREFNVIIERDVDGYFVASVPSLTGCHTQAKSLDELMERIREAIELCLELEEEQDSLDFVGVQRVVVEV, encoded by the coding sequence ATGAAGCGAGAATTTAATGTGATTATCGAGCGAGATGTAGATGGTTACTTTGTTGCTTCTGTTCCTAGTCTTACTGGGTGTCACACGCAAGCTAAATCTTTAGATGAGTTGATGGAACGTATCCGAGAAGCTATCGAACTCTGTTTGGAACTTGAGGAAGAACAGGATTCATTGGATTTTGTGGGTGTCCAACGAGTTGTGGTTGAAGTATGA
- a CDS encoding type II toxin-antitoxin system HicA family toxin, with translation MSQLPSLTGREVIAALSKIGFEIARVRGSHHILLHSDGRRTVVPVHSGETIGRGLLAQILRDCQITRDEFKSLL, from the coding sequence ATGAGCCAACTGCCAAGTTTGACAGGACGCGAAGTCATAGCTGCTCTTAGTAAAATAGGTTTTGAGATTGCTAGGGTGCGCGGAAGTCATCATATTTTGTTACATAGTGATGGGCGTAGAACAGTAGTTCCAGTACATTCTGGAGAGACAATTGGTCGGGGTTTATTAGCACAAATACTACGCGATTGCCAGATAACCCGTGACGAGTTTAAGTCCCTGTTATGA